Below is a genomic region from Anaerolineae bacterium.
TCTTGGCCGGTGAGGAGTTTGCTGAATAATTTGGTGATCAGCGGGATATTGGCCGTGGTTAACGTATGCCGGCCCGGCCCAAAAGTATCCAACGATTTCCCATCCCGATAGAAGACCGCGGCCTGGGCCTGATGAACAATGAGCTGCGCGCCCATTTTAATCCGGCCCTCGCCCTGTTCGGGCCAGCGCTGCACAATTCTATCCTTCATTTCCTGGGTTAGTTCAATCAACTCAGAAACTGCCATGTTGTTCTCCTTAAATTGTGTTTATATTTTACTCTATCGTGCTGTTCGTCAAAAGCAGGCTTGCTCAAGCCAAGCCCAATAACTTATCTTTTCTGGTGTCAAACAGCGTCGTCGCATCGCCAACGGTTTTTACGTAACGGCGCACGGCCGGGGCAACCTTGCCGTCGTCGCCCTCATCCAGGGCGGCCTGAAGCGCATCAATAGCCTCGGCCACCTCGTCCACCTTCACCAACATGTTGTAATCAAACTCGTAGAGAATGTCCAATTCATTCTCTTTAACCTTGATGGCGTCAAATAGACCGGCGTAACCCTGCGCCGCTGTTTTGATTTTATCAATTAACGTTTGCAGGCGGGTATTGCCCTTGCCCATCTCGTCGAGTTGCATCATGCCGGGGCCGGTGAGCATCTGGCTGGCCACCTCTTCGGCCCGCCCCAACTGCTCGCCAAATTGTTTGGCCAGATGCTCGCGCAAAAGCGCGTCGGCTTCGCGCCGCATTTCTTTTTCCTTGTAGCCTTTGTAAAGAGGAATTTTACCCGTAATTGACTCAAACCACCCCTGGTGGTCAGAAATCGTTTGTCTTAAATCCATTAAAAAAGTCTCCTTTCAAAACAAAATAGTTTTTTATTGTTGATATAAGGTGGTGACAGCCGGCAGCCGGTTGAGCATCCACAACCCAACCGGCAGGCCCACGATGATGGCGCATAAAAACCAGCCCACATTGGCCCAGATTAAACTGAACCACCAGCCAATCAGGAGAAAATAAACCGTTCGCCACAAACAACCGGTCTGTGGCACCTGAGAGGTCCGAATCAACTGTCCGTTTTCATCGTAGATGACCATCACCGGCACTGCCTTGAGCGTTAAAATTTGAGGCGTGCGATTGATCATCCACAGGCCAAAAGGTAAACCAATGATACTGGCATTCAAGGCCCAGGCCACATTGATCCAGATCAAACTCAACCACGACCCAACGAATATAAAATAAAGCGCCCGCAGTAGGCACGATGGCTCTGGCCTGACCACTTCCTGTTTGAGCTTCATTTGGCTTGTCTCCCTGCCAT
It encodes:
- a CDS encoding YccF domain-containing protein, which translates into the protein MKLKQEVVRPEPSCLLRALYFIFVGSWLSLIWINVAWALNASIIGLPFGLWMINRTPQILTLKAVPVMVIYDENGQLIRTSQVPQTGCLWRTVYFLLIGWWFSLIWANVGWFLCAIIVGLPVGLWMLNRLPAVTTLYQQ